A stretch of Lactuca sativa cultivar Salinas chromosome 6, Lsat_Salinas_v11, whole genome shotgun sequence DNA encodes these proteins:
- the LOC128126640 gene encoding early light-induced protein 1, chloroplastic-like, translating to MAASSIFMVVPITVFKRNPTFSIRCMAQTPQSGETGSSKQATTPNMTSTPPPPAPKVSSKFSDVLAFSGPAPERINGRLAMIGFVSAMAVEVSSGQDVFAQIGNGGVAVFVGTSMVLTLASLVPLFKGVSVQSKSSGLMTSDAELWNGRVAMLGLVALAFTEYVKGSALV from the coding sequence ATGGCTGCTTCTTCAATATTCATGGTAGTCCCCATCACAGTTTTCAAGAGAAATCCCACATTCTCCATCAGGTGCATGGCACAGACACCACAAAGTGGTGAAACCGGGAGTTCCAAACAAGCAACCACACCAAATATGACCAGTACTCCTCCACCGCCTGCACCGAAGGTCAGCTCGAAGTTCTCTGATGTATTGGCGTTCAGCGGACCGGCACCGGAGAGGATAAACGGTAGGTTGGCGATGATCGGGTTTGTGTCGGCGATGGCGGTAGAAGTGAGCAGCGGTCAAGACGTGTTTGCCCAGATCGGCAATGGCGGAGTGGCGGTGTTTGTCGGCACTAGCATGGTGTTGACGTTAGCGTCGTTGGTGCCGTTGTTTAAAGGAGTGAGTGTGCAGTCGAAGTCGAGTGGACTGATGACGTCAGATGCAGAGCTTTGGAATGGACGGGTTGCGATGTTGGGGCTGGTGGCTTTGGCTTTCACTGAATATGTTAAAGGCAGTGCTCTTGTCTAG
- the LOC128126641 gene encoding early light-induced protein 1, chloroplastic-like, whose product MAAASIFMVVPITVFKRNPTFSIRCMAQTPQSGETGSSKQATTPNMTSTPPPPAPKVSSKFSEVLAFSGPAPERINGRLAMIGFVSAMAVEVSSGQDVFAQIGNGGVAVFVGTSMVLTLASLVPLFKGVSVQSKSSGLMTSDAELWNGRVAMLGLVALAFTEYVKGSALV is encoded by the coding sequence ATGGCTGCTGCTTCAATATTCATGGTAGTCCCCATCACAGTTTTCAAGAGAAATCCCACATTCTCCATCAGGTGCATGGCACAGACACCACAAAGTGGTGAAACCGGGAGTTCCAAACAAGCAACCACACCAAATATGACCAGTACTCCTCCACCGCCTGCACCGAAGGTCAGCTCGAAGTTCTCTGAGGTATTGGCATTCAGCGGACCGGCACCGGAGAGGATAAACGGAAGGTTGGCGATGATCGGGTTTGTGTCGGCGATGGCGGTAGAAGTGAGCAGCGGTCAAGACGTGTTTGCCCAGATCGGCAATGGCGGAGTGGCGGTGTTTGTCGGCACTAGCATGGTGTTGACGTTAGCGTCGTTGGTGCCGTTGTTTAAAGGAGTGAGTGTGCAGTCGAAGTCGAGTGGACTGATGACGTCAGATGCAGAGCTTTGGAATGGACGGGTTGCGATGTTGGGGCTGGTGGCTTTGGCTTTCACTGAATATGTTAAAGGCAGTGCTCTTGTCTAG